One Coccinella septempunctata chromosome 8, icCocSept1.1, whole genome shotgun sequence genomic window carries:
- the LOC123318840 gene encoding uncharacterized protein LOC123318840 yields the protein MERGRHAIDTRKLIELVRANPMLYDPTLDEHKDIRMRDERWALIASEMGQHPDDLKKKWKNIRDTYIRYLKAAKTKHGAKPSSLSKWAWSKHMRFFRPYFAHSKRRAAATADASEFDGTAALEPYFDDPLQNLKMEVGDVVLEEQASCYPDADQESSEYEAGVHFNPRRRSPLRLPYGAGLETNMDETELLFVAFAKTVKKFSKRRLAKAKMLVAKVVMEQELINIEEQNALDQSRDPACPPSSSDSISADQRAAVNRQAVKN from the exons ATGGAGAGAGGGCGTCACGCGATCGACACGCGTAAGCTGATCGAACTGGTCAGGGCGAATCCCATGCTCTACGATCCGACGCTCGACGAGCACAAGGACATCAGGATGAGGGACGAACGCTGGGCGCTGATAGCCTCGGAGATGGGCCAACACC CGGACGATCTGAAGAAGAAATGGAAGAACATCAGGGACACCTACATCCGTTACCTGAAAGCGGCGAAGACGAAGCACGGCGCCAAACCCAGCAGCCTCAGCAAGTGGGCCTGGTCCAAACACATGCGATTCTTCCGTCCCTATTTCGCCCATTCCAAACGACGGGCGGCGGCGACCGCAGACGCCTCCGAATTCGACGGTACAGCCGCGTTAGAACCGTACTTCGACGACCCCTTGCAGAACCTCAAGATGGAGGTCGGAGACGTCGTCCTCGAGGAGCAGGCGTCCTGTTATCCGGACGCGGATCAGGAAAGTTCGGAATACGAGGCCGGCGTCCATTTCAACCCGCGTAGGAGATCCCCGCTTCGTCTGCCCTACGGCGCCGGTCTGGAGACCAACATGGACGAGACGGAACTGCTGTTCGTGGCTTTCGCGAAGACCGTCAAGAAATTCTCCAAGAGACGGCTGGCCAAGGCGAAGATGCTGGTGGCGAAGGTGGTGATGGAACAGGAACTGATAAACATCGAGGAACAGAACGCGCTGGACCAGAGTAGGGACCCGGCGTGTCCTCCGAGTTCGTCGGATTCGATATCGGCCGATCAGCGCGCGGCCGTCAATCGCCAGGCGGTTAAAAACTGA